The Bacteroides sp. AN502(2024) DNA segment GGACAAGACATTCTGGATATATAAAGGTGCATATCTGATTGACCAGACATGGAGCATCCGTGCTGCCGGTATTCGTCAGCTTCACATTGACCAGTCACAAAGTCTGAATCTTTATATTACCAATGAATTTACGATGAAACAGGTACTTAATCTCTACCTGTTAGCTTGGGAGTGTGGAGTAAAAACGGTCTATTATGTCCGCAGTAAATCCCTGGAAGTGGAAGAATGTGAAAGTTGTGCATCATAAGATATCAAAATAAATAGAAACAAATGGAAACTATAAAACTGAAAAAGAACGCCTTATTCAATCCGTCAGGCGATACGGAAATCCGTCTTAGAAAAATGATTGGCGGAAATACCACCAATCTAAATGATTTCAATAACATGCGGTATAAATGGGTAAGCGACTGGTATCGCCAGGCCATGAATAACTTCTGGATACCGGAAGAAATCAACCTGACGCAGGATATTAAAGATTATCCGCGTCTGGACCACGCAGAACGGACTGCCTATGATAAGATTTTGAGCTTTCTTGTATTCCTGGACTCCTTACAGAGCAATAACCTGCCAACTATCAGTGAATATATCACGGCCAATGAGGTGAATCTTTGTCTGCATATACAAGCTTTTCAGGAGTGTGTGCACAGTCAGAGTTACAGCTATATGCTTGATTCGATATGCAGTCCTGAAAAGCGAAATGAAATTCTCTATCAGTGGAAAACCGACGAGCATCTATTGAAAAGGAATACTTTCATAGGAAACTGCTATAATGAATTTCAGGAAAGCCAGGATGGATATACACTTATGAAAACGTTGATTGCCAACTATATTTTGGAGGGTATCTATTTCTACAGTGGATTCATGTTCTTTTATAATTTAAGTCGTAACGGAAAGATGTCCGGTTCGGCACAGGAAATCCGTTACATCAACCGAGATGAAAATACTCATCTTTGGCTTTTCCGTAATATAATCCTGGAACTGAAAAAAGAAGAACCCGAATTGTTCACTCCGGACAGAGTAAGGGTGTATGAAGCGATGATGCGTGAGGGAGTGGAACAGGAAATTGCCTGGGGACAATATGTGATAGGTAATCATATTCAAGGACTCAATGAGCAAATGATTGCTGATTATATCCATTATTTGGGTAATCTTCGCTGGAGCAGTCTGGGATATGACACTTTGTATGAAGACAATCAAAAGGAACCTGAAAGTATGCGTTGGGTATCTCAATATTCAAATGCCAATATGGTGAAAACAGATTTCTTTGAAGCTAAAAGTACAGCTTATGCCAAGAGTACTGCTCTTGAAGATGATTTGTAATTCTCTGTTCTTTTTCTTCATATCAAGTAGACAAACGAAAGAGGCTGTCTAACAAGTCCTATTTTAACGATTTTACCCCTGCCAGAATATGCTTTAGCAGGGGTGACTTCTAATTACTGATACCTGTTAGACTGTCTCATTCTTTTACAGAAATATTAAAAAACAATAAACGGAGTGATACTCTATGAAGAAAAGCTTTATCTTGTGACGTATAATTACTTCTAAATATGATGATGAAAAAAATACTATTTAGCAGCCTCTTTTTACTAAGCAGTCTTGTTTTACAAGCACAACACGAGTATACGATTGAAGGTAAAGTGGAAGGTGTAAAGGAGGGGACTCTTGTTTCTCTTTTTCTACTTGACGGAAATGTAGGAAGTACAGTTGCTATAGACAGCGTACAAAACGGAACTTTCTTCTTCAAACGAAGTACCGGAGAAAGTGGTTTAGACAAATTATCTCTAATGTGTACCCGTAATGATGATTTTCCTCCCATGTCGCTGGAGATTTATGCGACTCCTAATGCTAGAATCAAAGTTACAGGAACAAATACCTTGATACATACATGGAAAGTAGACAGTCCTGTAAAAGAACAAATAGAGTATAATAGGTTTATTGAAGCCTCACGTGATCTATGGGATGACTTCCAACGATTGTCTATTCAAGCAAGAAGCCTGCGTTCCGCCCCGGAAGCCGAACGGAAGGCTCTACGTGTAAAAGAAGACAGTATATTAGCCTTAATCAACAAACGTGAAATGAAACTGATGCAGGAACTTCCCGTATCAAGCATTTGGATGGACAGGTTATATAGACTGAGTATGTCGGTGAAACACAATCCAAATTTCTCTTATAAAGACGAGACACTGGCTTTGTATAATAGAATGAATGAAGCGCAAAAGGCATCTATAACGGGACAGGAGATTACAGTTAATCTTTTCCCACCTACAGTTGTGAAAGAGGGAGATAAAATGGCAGATACCGAACTTTTCGATTTGGATGGGAAGATTCATCATCTGAACGATTTCAAAGGGAAATACATATTGCTTGATTTTTGGAGTAGTGGTTGCGGTCCTTGCATAATGGCTCTACCAGAGATGAAAGAGATTCAGGAACAATACAAAGAGCGTCTTACCATCATCAGCCTAAGCTCCGATTCGAAAAGCAGTTGGAAGGCAGCTTCGGCAAAACATGAAATGACTTGGCAGAATTTAAGCGACTTGAAACAAACAGCGGGATTATACGCTACATATGGAGTTCGAGGTATCCCCAACTATGTCCTTATCTCTCCCGAAGGCACAATCATGAAAATGTGGTCGGGCTATGGCAAAGGTAATTTGAAACTGAAAATGCGCAGATATCTGGATACTGTCAAACATGAGATGAGTATGATCCGAAAAGGAAACACAAAAATGGTGAACTATCCGGTGTCGGAATCAACCAATACCGATATTCTGGAAGTCAAGCAAGTGGAGCTGACAGACACTGCTACCATCGTACATTTCAAAGCTTATTATATTCCCAAATACTGGATACAAATCAGTCCGAATTGCAGATTAGTAGATGAGAAAGGCGGAACATATACCTTAAAGAAAGCAGACGGAATTAAACCCGGCAAGCACTTTTATTTGCCTGAAAACGGAGAAGCAGAATTTTCACTTACATTCGAACCGTTGTCTTCTTCTGTGCAATCGTTCAATTTCATTGAAGGAACAGAAAAAAACGATTGGCAAATAAACGGAGTGAAACTGAATAAATGAGTATCGGATCTTAAAAAAGAACATCTATATTCCATTCATAAACAAGGAGTACAGATTATAACAAAAAACGGGATATGGGAAGTCTATTGAAACTTCTTAATGTCCCGCTTCTCTTTTCTGCTTATATGTGTAATGTTTTTGGGGTCCTAATCATATCCGATTTCTCAAAATAAATAATCCTTCCTTGCCGCCTGTTGATAAGCCGCTACCAATTCGCCCATCACTTCTGCCACAGACTGCCGACGGGATATGATTGCCGAAACTTGTCCGATCTCCAATTCCCCTTCTTCCAGATCACCTTCGAAGATTCCTTTTTTAGCACGTCCTCGCCCTAATAAAGCTTTCAAGTCTTCCACATTAGCACCACTATCTTCAGCCTTTTCCACCGCTTCGCGGAAAGCATTCTTGACCAAACGTGTCGGAGCGAGTTTTTTCAATAACAACTTAGTATCTCCTTCACCCAGACTCAAACAATAATCTTTAAATACCGGACTGGCAGAACTCTCTTCGGTCAAAGCAAAACGTGTTCCTATTTGCACGCCTTCGGCTCCCAACACCATAGCAGCCAGTATCCCTTCTCCCGTACCGACACCTCCCGCCGCTATCAAAGGTAATGTCGTAGCCTCACGCACAGCAGGTATTAAACAGAAAGTCGTTGTCTCTTCCCGTCCATTATGCCCTCCGGCTTCAAAACCCTCGGCTACTACCGCGTCTACCCCGGCTTCCTCACACTTCACGGCAAAACGAGAAGAAGAAACGACATGAACAACTTTTACTCCACGTTCTTTCAGCCATCCGGTCCACGTTTTCGGATTTCCGGCAGAAGTAAAAACAATCTTCACTCCCTCTTCCACTACAATATTCATAATCTCTTCTACCTGGGGATACATTAAAGGAATGTTTACACCAAAAGGCAATTTCGTGGCCACATTGCATTTACGGATATGCTCACGCAAAGTGTCCGGATACATAGAACCGGCGCCAATCAATCCTAATCCGCCAGCATTACTCACAGCAGAAGCAAGGCGCCAACCACTGCACCACACCATTCCACCTTGAATAATAGGATATTGAATACCCAAAAGAGAAGTAATTCTATTCATAACTAATCATTTATCTATGTGTTAATATGCCAGATTCAATTAGTGCATTGCTACACCAACATACCCTTATAACATCTTCAGTGGGCAATCTGTTCAATAGGTTTATGTATCAATACAGTCGTAGAATCTCCATAAGTCCTCAAAACTTCCAGCGTGCGGGCACGGTTATTCCGACCTTTCCTATTCCAGAATTCTTTTGTAAAGACAGCCATCAGATCAAGTCCGCCAACCGTTCCTCCATTGATATATACCCCACTCCCGCTAAACAAGGGAATAGGACTATCCATCACTACCGAATTCACCATCATCCCATTGACACGTTCGCTCAACTGCCGGAAACGTACTCCGCTCGCCTGTATCTCATCCAAAGATTTACGCATTCCTTTCGCCATTGGATTACGTGCCCAGTTTGAATAGACTCTTTGATGGCGTATCTCATAGAAAGGATCTCCCCGCCAAGTGTTTTTATCAATCTTTATCTTCTTCTGATAGATAGGATCCCAGTTATAACGGGTATTCGCCTTATATGGCATCAAGCTCAACACTACTTTCGGTTTAGGCAATGCTTCAGGAAGCGATTCGTCAGGCATCATCCAACTTTTCTCCTCCGACATCCGGGGAGCACAAACTGCACTTCCGAAATCAATCGACTTCACAGCATCCATATTCAAATGCAACTCCTGATCACTCTCCAGCAACTTCTTCAAATGCAAAGAATCTTGTGCCGTCCATACTTGCGAATATGCAGATAAAGCCGTTGGGCACAATGCCACCATTGTTATAAACCGTTTCAATCTATCCATCCTCTTTCATTTTATTCCGGAGCACCAAATATGCATTTGCACGCATTCGTTTCTCCCTTCGTTACCACCCGTATCCTTCAATGAGAAGCGATTCTTTGAGCGTAGCAATCCCCTGTCAGCAGTAAAAGACTACTGATGCAAACCAATGTTCTCACATGAATGTTTCCTATTTTTTACTTTCCGAAGGTTCCTCCTCCTTCTTACCACCAACGATAACCTGACCCACAAAGTGGCTCATCATAACACGGGTCAATCGTCCATCTCGTTCTCGGATATTGGTGTTCTTCCCACCAGCTGCGATAACAAGCGGCGGCATCGAGCACTTCCTCATCGGTCAGGAAATAGATTGCTTCATAATTTTCAGCATTCGCCAATACCATTTTACAACCTAATGACGGAGGTGTGCCCTGACGGACAAACTCAATCATCCAAAGCATACACTCACCCAATCGGATCTTACCGTTGTTCATATTGTAAACCGACGGAAAAGAAGGAATAATAGTCAAATCTTCCGCATATTTTAAAAGTTCGGGAATGTCCTTTTCCGTAAAATGAGGGACCTCCACTACTCCTTTATCATTCTTCATCTTATACGTACCCGCCTTCAATTGTTTCACAAAAAGGGCAACGTCCGGATTGTTATAATCCATTTCTTCGCTGGCGCATCCTGTAAAGGATACAATCAGGCAAACAGCCATCCACAGCATTAGTAGTGTT contains these protein-coding regions:
- a CDS encoding ribonucleotide-diphosphate reductase subunit beta, giving the protein METIKLKKNALFNPSGDTEIRLRKMIGGNTTNLNDFNNMRYKWVSDWYRQAMNNFWIPEEINLTQDIKDYPRLDHAERTAYDKILSFLVFLDSLQSNNLPTISEYITANEVNLCLHIQAFQECVHSQSYSYMLDSICSPEKRNEILYQWKTDEHLLKRNTFIGNCYNEFQESQDGYTLMKTLIANYILEGIYFYSGFMFFYNLSRNGKMSGSAQEIRYINRDENTHLWLFRNIILELKKEEPELFTPDRVRVYEAMMREGVEQEIAWGQYVIGNHIQGLNEQMIADYIHYLGNLRWSSLGYDTLYEDNQKEPESMRWVSQYSNANMVKTDFFEAKSTAYAKSTALEDDL
- a CDS encoding redoxin domain-containing protein → MMMKKILFSSLFLLSSLVLQAQHEYTIEGKVEGVKEGTLVSLFLLDGNVGSTVAIDSVQNGTFFFKRSTGESGLDKLSLMCTRNDDFPPMSLEIYATPNARIKVTGTNTLIHTWKVDSPVKEQIEYNRFIEASRDLWDDFQRLSIQARSLRSAPEAERKALRVKEDSILALINKREMKLMQELPVSSIWMDRLYRLSMSVKHNPNFSYKDETLALYNRMNEAQKASITGQEITVNLFPPTVVKEGDKMADTELFDLDGKIHHLNDFKGKYILLDFWSSGCGPCIMALPEMKEIQEQYKERLTIISLSSDSKSSWKAASAKHEMTWQNLSDLKQTAGLYATYGVRGIPNYVLISPEGTIMKMWSGYGKGNLKLKMRRYLDTVKHEMSMIRKGNTKMVNYPVSESTNTDILEVKQVELTDTATIVHFKAYYIPKYWIQISPNCRLVDEKGGTYTLKKADGIKPGKHFYLPENGEAEFSLTFEPLSSSVQSFNFIEGTEKNDWQINGVKLNK
- a CDS encoding NAD(P)H-dependent flavin oxidoreductase, translating into MNRITSLLGIQYPIIQGGMVWCSGWRLASAVSNAGGLGLIGAGSMYPDTLREHIRKCNVATKLPFGVNIPLMYPQVEEIMNIVVEEGVKIVFTSAGNPKTWTGWLKERGVKVVHVVSSSRFAVKCEEAGVDAVVAEGFEAGGHNGREETTTFCLIPAVREATTLPLIAAGGVGTGEGILAAMVLGAEGVQIGTRFALTEESSASPVFKDYCLSLGEGDTKLLLKKLAPTRLVKNAFREAVEKAEDSGANVEDLKALLGRGRAKKGIFEGDLEEGELEIGQVSAIISRRQSVAEVMGELVAAYQQAARKDYLF
- a CDS encoding DUF4858 domain-containing protein, with translation MDRLKRFITMVALCPTALSAYSQVWTAQDSLHLKKLLESDQELHLNMDAVKSIDFGSAVCAPRMSEEKSWMMPDESLPEALPKPKVVLSLMPYKANTRYNWDPIYQKKIKIDKNTWRGDPFYEIRHQRVYSNWARNPMAKGMRKSLDEIQASGVRFRQLSERVNGMMVNSVVMDSPIPLFSGSGVYINGGTVGGLDLMAVFTKEFWNRKGRNNRARTLEVLRTYGDSTTVLIHKPIEQIAH
- a CDS encoding DUF4943 family protein; its protein translation is MKKTLLMLWMAVCLIVSFTGCASEEMDYNNPDVALFVKQLKAGTYKMKNDKGVVEVPHFTEKDIPELLKYAEDLTIIPSFPSVYNMNNGKIRLGECMLWMIEFVRQGTPPSLGCKMVLANAENYEAIYFLTDEEVLDAAACYRSWWEEHQYPRTRWTIDPCYDEPLCGSGYRWW